A window of Euwallacea similis isolate ESF13 chromosome 10, ESF131.1, whole genome shotgun sequence contains these coding sequences:
- the mRpL27 gene encoding large ribosomal subunit protein bL27, translating to MNNLLNIPQNVLQNTRSMLVNITRNASKKQSGSTRNSHPKVRPKHRGWKVQDGCIVTSGTLLATQRQLRFHPGLNVGLGRNGTLFAIIPGKVVITCEKTDPDWGHTWVQRCHGHRQGTEFYKKYFNVLPQKQHQRFNLVDLV from the exons atgaATAATCTCCTAAATATTCCGCAAAACGTACTCCAGAACACGAGATCTATGTTAG TGAATATTACCAGAAATGCCAGTAAGAAACAAAGCGGTTCTACTCGCAACAGTCACCCCAAAGTCAGGCCAAAGCATCGAGGCTGGAAAGTACAAGATGGATGTATTGTAACTTCAGGCACTCTACTGGCAACCCAGAGACAATTACGGTTTCATCCAGGGTTAAAT GTGGGACTGGGACGTAATGGCACATTATTTGCTATAATACCCGGGAAAGTGGTGATTACATGCGAAAAAACTGACCCCGACTGGGGCCATACTTGGGTGCAGAGGTGCCATGGGCACAGGCAAGGGACTGAGTTttacaagaaatattttaatgtgcTGCCTCAGAAACAGCATCAAAGATTCAATCTTGTCGATTTAGTATAA
- the LOC136411500 gene encoding epimerase family protein SDR39U1 isoform X1, with the protein MSGTVLIGGGTGFIGSHLTKTLTGLNYVVKVVSRMPGPHNISWHDLSSKGLPQDTVAVINLAGQNVMDFKQRWTAGFKQNIFNSRINTTAALAKAIDKAIVKPKAFVSMSGVGIYKPNPKAEYNECSKVEAFDFFSKLVLEWEKATTLESTELKKQCRVVSIRSGVVLGRNGGMIKQLYLPFFLGLGGPVGNGSQYLSWIHIKDLVDLLIFSIQNNKVEGVINGVAPETCTNKQFSDAFAKALKRPAFLPVPSIVFSLILGSERAKMITTGQKVLPTRTQELGFKFSFPDIQSACQNIVKAL; encoded by the exons atgtctGGAACCGTCCTAATAG GTGGCGGGACAGGATTTATAGGTAGCCACCTCACAAAAACCCTAACAGGGTTAAACTATGTAGTGAAGGTTGTGTCAAGAATGCCCGGTCCTCACAACATATCCTGGCATGATCTAAGTTCAAAGGGGCTTCCACAGGACACTGTTGCAGTCATTAATTTAGCTG GCCAGAATGTAATGGATTTCAAGCAACGCTGGACGGCTggttttaagcaaaatatctTCAATTCAAGGATAAATACCACAGCAGCTCTAGCCAAAGCCATTGATAAAGCTATAGTTAAACCCAAGGCTTTCGTCAGCATGTCAG GAGTGGGGATTTATAAGCCTAATCCCAAAGCTGAGTATAATGAGTGCAGTAAAGTGGAggcatttgattttttttccaagttGGTGCTTGAATGGGAGAAAGCTACAACACTGGAATCCactgaactaaaaaaacaatGCCGGGTGGTGTCCATTCGTAGTGGAGTAGTTTTAG gtaGAAATGGGGGGATGATAAAACAATTATATCTCCCCTTTTTCTTAGGTCTTGGAGGACCTGTAGGGAATGGCTCTCAATATCTATCCTGGATTCACATTAAAGATCTAGttgatttattaatatttagtatacaaaataacaaagttgagGGTGTCATAAATGGGGTGGCACCAGAAACTTGTACTAATAAGCAATTTTCTGAT GCATTTGCTAAAGCCTTGAAACGACCAGCCTTCCTGCCAGTTCCCTCAATAGTATTCAGCTTAATATTGGGCTCAGAAAGGGCCAAAATGATCACTACAGGACAAAAAGTGCTTCCTACCAGAACTCAGGAGTTGGGGTTCAAGTTTAGTTTCCCAGATATACAAAGTGCTTGCCAAAACATTGTTAAAGCCCTTTGA
- the LOC136411500 gene encoding epimerase family protein SDR39U1 isoform X2 has product MPGPHNISWHDLSSKGLPQDTVAVINLAGQNVMDFKQRWTAGFKQNIFNSRINTTAALAKAIDKAIVKPKAFVSMSGVGIYKPNPKAEYNECSKVEAFDFFSKLVLEWEKATTLESTELKKQCRVVSIRSGVVLGRNGGMIKQLYLPFFLGLGGPVGNGSQYLSWIHIKDLVDLLIFSIQNNKVEGVINGVAPETCTNKQFSDAFAKALKRPAFLPVPSIVFSLILGSERAKMITTGQKVLPTRTQELGFKFSFPDIQSACQNIVKAL; this is encoded by the exons ATGCCCGGTCCTCACAACATATCCTGGCATGATCTAAGTTCAAAGGGGCTTCCACAGGACACTGTTGCAGTCATTAATTTAGCTG GCCAGAATGTAATGGATTTCAAGCAACGCTGGACGGCTggttttaagcaaaatatctTCAATTCAAGGATAAATACCACAGCAGCTCTAGCCAAAGCCATTGATAAAGCTATAGTTAAACCCAAGGCTTTCGTCAGCATGTCAG GAGTGGGGATTTATAAGCCTAATCCCAAAGCTGAGTATAATGAGTGCAGTAAAGTGGAggcatttgattttttttccaagttGGTGCTTGAATGGGAGAAAGCTACAACACTGGAATCCactgaactaaaaaaacaatGCCGGGTGGTGTCCATTCGTAGTGGAGTAGTTTTAG gtaGAAATGGGGGGATGATAAAACAATTATATCTCCCCTTTTTCTTAGGTCTTGGAGGACCTGTAGGGAATGGCTCTCAATATCTATCCTGGATTCACATTAAAGATCTAGttgatttattaatatttagtatacaaaataacaaagttgagGGTGTCATAAATGGGGTGGCACCAGAAACTTGTACTAATAAGCAATTTTCTGAT GCATTTGCTAAAGCCTTGAAACGACCAGCCTTCCTGCCAGTTCCCTCAATAGTATTCAGCTTAATATTGGGCTCAGAAAGGGCCAAAATGATCACTACAGGACAAAAAGTGCTTCCTACCAGAACTCAGGAGTTGGGGTTCAAGTTTAGTTTCCCAGATATACAAAGTGCTTGCCAAAACATTGTTAAAGCCCTTTGA